AAACTGTCTGCCACCTAACAAGTTAGCATATTCGTTACTCTTAAAGTCGGACATTCGCACGATAACTGGTTTGGGATAAAACGCGGCAGCAATCCTGGCGATACCTTGAGCTAACTTATCGACAAAATACTGGGTTTTGTCGTCGTAAAGTGCGGTGATTTCAGCAATTTTGGCTTTAACAAATTCATCTTCTAGCTGGTCATAATAAATCAATGCCATCGGATGGGTTTGGATGTGGTTGGCAATGATAAACTCTGTCCGGGCTAAACCTACCCCATCATTAGGAATGGCAGACAAACTGAATGCTTCTTGGGGATTGCCCACATTCATTAAGATTTGGGTATGGGTGCGGGGTAAGTTTTCTAGCGGAACTTCTTTAACTTCAAAGGGCAATAATCCTGCGTAAACCCGTCCTTCTTCCCCTTCGGCGCAAGAGATTGTTATTTCTTGACCGTTTTTCAAAATTTCCGTAGCATTGCCGCATCCCACAATTGCAGGTACACCCAATTCTCGCGCAATAATCGCCGCATGACAGGTGCGTCCGCCTTGGTTGGTGATAATCGCGCTTGCTCTTTTCATGATCGGTTCCCAGTCGGGGTCGGTTCTATCTGTAACCAAGACTTCCCCTGCTTGGAATTGCTCGATCTTATTTACATCTAGAATCAGGTGTGCTTTACCTTGACTAATGGCTTCCCCAATAGCACGCCCGGTGAGTAGAGGTTGGGGAGATGAGGAAGATTTTACTCCCCCATCTCCCTGATCTGCCTCATCTCTCTTTAGAAGGCGATAACTCCGCAACACATTTTGCGTCTTTTGAGACTGCACGGTTTCCGGACGCGCTTGCACGACAAACAATTCGTTGGTTATGCCATCTTTCGCCCACTCAATGTCCATTGGGGTATAGGTGCCGTTCACTTTAGAATAATGGTCTTCAATCAAACACGCCCAACGAGCTAGTTCCAAAATTTCTTCATCTGTCAGGGCGAATTTGCCTCTTTCATTCTCAGGAACGAGGACGTTTTTCGTGAATTTGGAGCCGTCATCATAGACCATTTTTAATTCTTTACTACCCAATCTTTTATCAATAATTGGGCGGAAACCAACTTTCAGAGTTGGTTTAAAAACGTGGTATTCGTCTGGGTTGACTGACCCTTGGACAACGTTTTCTCCTAAACCGTATGCTGCTGTAATCAGTGCAGCATCTTTAAAGCCTGTTTCTGTTTGTATGGAGAACATGACCCCAGAACAGGCTAAATCTGAGCGCACCATTTTTTGCACACCAACAGCGAGGGCAATACTGAAGTGGTCAAATCCCTTGGTATGGCGGTAGGAAATAGCACGGTCTGTAAATAGGGAAGCAAAGCATTTATGACAGGCGGCTAAAACACTTTCTACACCAGTCACATTGAGGTAAGATTCTTGCTGTCCGGCAAAACTAGCGTCAGGAAGGTCTTCTGCGGTAGCACTAGAACGCACTGCTACGTCTGTATCGTAATTGTATCGCTCACATAGGGTTTGGTATGCTTTAACAATTGCTTCTCGTAACGGCGCAGGAAATGGTGTGTGTAGCAGGAGCGATCGCGCCTTTTTTCCTCGTTCTCGTAAATTTTTTACATCTTCTACATCTAAGTCACAAAAGAGTTCGCGCAGCTTTTGTTCTAAAAGCGCTGATTGAATGAAATAGCGATAGGCATAGGCAGTCGTGGCAAATCCAAATGGAACATTAATGCCTTTAGGCGTCAGCTGTTGAATCATCTCCCCTAAGGACGCATTCTTCCCACCAACTATGGGTATATCGGTAATGCCAACCTCATTAAACCAGAGGATAAGCGATCGCTCTTTGGAGGATGATTGAGATAAAGTATCTTTTTTTACTGTTCCCATCTGTATTTACCCCCTATTTATGCCCTGCTTATTCGACGATTGCTTGCCTCTATGTAAGGTATATCACATTCAATCGGAAAAGGTTTTATAGTATCTTTAGATTTTGTATAAGAAAGTTTAGATTTTGGAGTGGCAGAGAATACAAAATCTGTATATTTACTGTTAGGTTTGATTCTAGAAAACGAACGATGGAGTAGCTGTCAGAATTTTAGAGAATTTGGGAGTTGATTTAGCCCAAATACGTAATTAAGTCATCCGTCAAATCGGTGAAACTATATATGAAGCTGAAGCAACAGATGCTAAAACAGAAAGTCCTTTGAGTATGATTGTCATACCAAAAAGAATAGAAAAACAAAATGAATACACGGGGCAAGCATCCTTTTATTATTCTGACTACTGAGTCCTGAGTTCTGAGTTCTTTGTTCGGTTAGGAAGCCGTGTTTAAGCGTTGCTTCTGGATGTGTTAAGCGTGTCAGTACACCTTACGGGGAAAGGCTTTCTGTGAAGATGGAACAGAACAGACTCACTTCATTGCTAAACTACCCATTGGCACTAGACTTGTGTTATTACCAGCAAGCCATTTAGGAGGGAGCAGTCATGGGTAAATATGATAAGATTTTTAACTCAGATAAGACATTAAAAGAATCACTGAGTTCAGACGAAGCAGTAGCAGCGATCGCAGTTGTCACAGCTGCTGCTGATTCTTCATTGGAAGAGGTGGATCCAGACTTGTTAGCAGATATCCTCTGGGGACTCGAGGTTTTTGAAGAATACTCAGACGACGAGTTGTTAGAAACACTTGATAAAGTCATAGTCCTTGCAGAGGAAAATGGACTTGGAGTGCTATTTAAGACTGCAAATAATGTCCTGACAGAAGACTTATTGCTGGATGCTTATGCTGCGGGGGTGAGTGTACTTGTAGATGAAGATGAACTGCGTATTCCCAAAGGCAAAACGACTTTGCTCAAAAAGCTCCAGGAAGCCTTGGAAATTGACGATGAAGAAGCTAAAGAAATTGTAGATGAGGTCATCGCCGCCTTTGAAGAGGTAGAAGATGAAGACTTCGCAGAAGACGAGGATGAAACAGGACTTGAAGACTCAAGCCCAAACCTGTATGAGTCACCTTCCGGTAATTTTACACTCCTGATTCCAGTCGATGTTCAGCAAGGTGGTAGGGTTCAAACTCAAGAAGGGTTAGTCAACTTTTCTGATGACTCTGGCACTTTACTGAGAATCGATTATTACCCTCTTTCCTCACAAAAGACAGAGGAAATAGATTCTGTGGGACAGGAAGAATATCTGCGTTCACTTCTCCTTAATAAGTATGTGCCTCAAACAATTGTTGCTAATTTACCAGATGCTCAGGTAAAATATACCGAATATCTGGAAGACGCATTAGAGGGGGCTTACTTCGTGTTAGTTGATATGCCTGAAGGTTCAAAAATTTCCAAAACAGGAAATAACGGTACTGCGACTAAGTTCAATGCGTACCGAGGGCTTCTGGCATTTATCTATGGCGACTTTTTGTATGTCGTCAGCAACCAACGCAGCTTCTTGGATGGGGAAAAACCAGGTTCTGTTGAAGAAGAAGCTGAGGGTATCAAGCAGAATGTTTTAAATTTTGTTGATACCATCGAATTTACTTAGTAGTCTGTCCCATTAGTTTTGAAGGATTCTTTGAGCGCTTAAGCGCTCAAAGAATCTAGGACTAAAGTCCTGACTACGAATTCACGAAATTCTTGATACAAATCCGTAGTGTAGAGATCCGTAGTGTAGAGACGCGCCATGGCGCGTCTCTACAGAATTGAAATGTATCGCGATTAACGTGAAATGGTATGAGTGCAAGACTACGAACCGTTATTTATCTACCCTTTTCCTGCTGTGACCAAATGCGCGTTGGTAGTCCCCAAACGTAGATAAAACCTTCGGCTGCCTTATGGTCAAATTTATCCTCAGCACCGTAGGTAGCCAAGTCGGGAGTGTATAGAGAATTATCAGAACTACGCCCAACTATGGTAGCGTTGCCTTTGAAAAGTTTCACTCGCACAGTTCCAGACACTCGCTCTTGTGTCTTTTGAATAAAGGCATCCAGTGCACCTTTTAGGGGACTGTACCACAGACCGTTGTAGATTAATTGGCTGTAAGTTTCTTCAATACCACGCTTGTAGTGGGTAACATCTGCGGTCAAAGTTAGGCTTTCTAAATCTCGGTGTGCCTGAATTAACACCAGCAAAGCAGGCGCTTCATAAATTTCCCGTGATTTGATACCGACCAAGCGGTTTTCTATCATGTCAATCCGTCCGACACCATGATTCCCAACCACCTGGTTAAGTTGTTGGATGAGATCAACTGGGTTCTTGAATTCACCATTGAGGGTGGTAGGAATTCCTCTGATAAAACCAATTTCAACATACTCTGGCTCGTCTGGGGTGTCAGCGATCGCCTTCGTCATTAAATAAATTTCTTCTAGTGGTTCCACTGTGGGATCTTCCAGAGGACCTGCTTCAATGCTGCGACCTAGCAAATTACGGTCTATGCTGTAGGGAGACTTTTTTTTCACTGGCGAGGGAATGCCATACCGTTCCCCGTAGGCGATGGTTTCCTCACGGCTCATTCCCCATTCCCGTGCTGGTGCAAGTATCTTGAGATTGGGGTTTAGGGCAGCAATAGAGACATCAAAGCGCACCTGGTCGTTCCCCTTGCCAGTGCATCCGTGAGCGATCGCATCAGCACCGTATTTTTCTGCTGCTTCTACTAATGCCTTGGCAATCAATGGACGGGCAAGGGCAGTACTCAGAGGATAGCGATTTTCATAGAGGGCGTTTGCTTGAATTGCAGCAAAAGCGTAATCTTTCACAAAGCTTTCTTTGACATCTGCCACCAATGATTCACTTGCACCTGATTTCAGAGCTTTTTCTCTGACAGGGTCTAATTCATCCCCTTGTCCCAAATCTGCAGCTAGGGTAATGACTTCCTCTACACCCCATTCATGCTGAAGGTAGGGAATGCATACTGAGGTATCTACACCGCCGGAATAAGCCAAAACAACTTTCTTTGCGCGACCCATTTATTTCTCCAGTTGGCAAAACTCAACAATGAGTCACTATTATCTAACTTATTTACGTGTATTTTTCAACTCAGCGAGCTAGTCATGATATGTTGATATACGCAATATTTTTAATAGCATCACCGATTCATCCAAATCTTTTCTTCTCATTATTTATTTTCTACAGATAGCATTGAAACTAAATCTTGCTTGAATAAAGGATGAATTGGCATTGCTGCCCAAGATTTGTGGTTATTTAGCTGTAAAGTTATCTCATTAATACCAAAACTTTGCTCCAGATGAGTCTGTAATTGCCCAAGCAGGCGATCGCGTTCTTCAACAGTTGCACAATCCACACTCAGATGAGCGCAAAGCATCACCTGCTCCCTGCTAATTCTCCAAACGTAGAGTTTTTCTACCTGCAAAACTTGAGGAAAAGATTTGAGAGAGATTTCCACCACATCCGGGTCAATTGATTTTGGTGCATACTCTAAAAGAATTGAGAGACTTTCGCGGACAAGTGGCAAAGCACTTAAACCCGTAAAGCCAGCAACTACTAGGCTCATAACTGCATCTGCCCACAACCAATTCCACAGGTGAATCGTCACAGCAGCAAAAATCACCCCTAGAGAACTAGCTATGTCAGCGATGATATGAAGCACAGCACCGCGTAGATTTAAGTCGTCATGAGAGTGGGGATGCAGCAAAGTCATGTTGAGCAAATTGACGATTAAACCTAACACTGCTACCGCTAACATTGGCAAGCCAGAAATCCCATGAGGGCTGCCAAAGCGGTGAACAGACTCCCAACAAATCACAACAGCGATCGCAACCAAACTCAAACCATTCACCAAAGCCGCTAGAATTTCGATGCGGCGATGTCCAAATGTTGCCCGACCAGCAGCAGGTTGATGTGCTAACCAATTGGCAAACAGCGATATTCCCAAGGCTGCTATATCAGAAAGAATGTGTTCTGCATCTGCCTGTAGAGATAAACTTCCACTCCACAAACCGACACTCCATTCAGTGACCAAAAACCCGGTAAGTAAACAAACAGTTATTGATAAAAGTTGAGTTTTTTGCCTGTTTTGAGTTCCATTCACAGAACTATCTGAACACCCGCAGTTGTAATGTTGCTCTAACAGCATGACCCAAATAACCCTATGTAAACTCTATTTTTAGCATGAATAATGCCCACTATACGTTCATGAGTGGGCATTACCAGACATTTGACGCTTTAGGGCGCGGTACGAGTTCCATAATGTATCCATTTGTACATATCAAGCTTTACTGAATTTCACAATAGCTTTACGACAACTTTGTAACCATTTATAACAAGTTCATTCATTATTACGTATTATTTAGAAAGACACACTGTTACTTTATACTCATTGACTACCTAATATAGTACACAAGGTCAATTATGCTCCGTTCACACATCGCATGGCTAATGCCAGTAGCCTTAGCATTTGGCGGTTTCGGGTTGAATGTGCAAAGCGCGAGCGCGCAGACTACCTATGATACGTATGAATTTACTGCTAATTACAACACATTAGTAGAAATTAATCCTTTCAACGAGGACTTGGGTATCATCAGGGCAACCATCACAGGTGAGAGTACCGATTCTGCTCCTTACGGATTGGATTCTTTTATCAGCAATACTTACGGTCAGGTGCAGCCCAGTGATAACCCATCCATAACCAAATACAACTTTAATTCAGACCCAGGAGTGTTTGGCTTAACAGATCAACCAATACTTTCTGACATATACTACGGTGACGGGCCCAATCAGTTATTTGGAACAGCGAACGACAGTGCTGAAATTAACTTCACCGAAGGCACAATTAAGGGTGCTGGTACCATAACAATCACCGATGGAACGGGCATATTTGAGAACGCGACTGGCACAATAACTTTTACCGAGGAGGACGCACTGAGTTCAGATGGAGGTCCTTCTGTGGGTCTGGCTATACTAAATTTCTCCATAAAAACTCCTCGGGCGGTTCCAGAACCAACAGCGACTACAGCATTAGTCGGCATAGGTGTCACTGGGGCAGTCCTGCTACGCAAACATCGGCGTAAAACAAATTTCAATTGAAAAAAGCTGCTCGTTGCACTATTATTATCATCTCAACCACCTCGCCATAGAAGGACTGGGGTGGTTTCGCCTCAAGGAACAGTGTTGTAGCCACTGCTGTCCTATCCTGGAGATGGGCAATAGTGTTGTGGGTGAGACTGTGTTTTTTAGTGTTGTTATTCCAACTTACAATCGCAAGCCAATTTTGGAAAAGTGCCTCAGAGCCTTAGAGGCGCAGAAACTCAGCGATGTAGAGACGCACCATGGCGCGTCTGTGCTAGGTTACGAGGTTGTTTTGGTGGATGATGGTTCTACAGATGGCACATTAGAATGGTTGGAAGCACGTAAAGACGAGTTTCCCCATGTGCGAACGTTTTGTCAAAACCACGCTGGACCAGCTGCTGCGCGAAATTTGGGAGTAGAAAAGGCACTAGGGGACACTATTATTTTCATTGATAGTGATTTAGTCGTTACAGAAAATTTTCTGCAAGCTCATGCTAATGCACTAGAACAAGGAAAGCAGAAATTTGGAGGCGATCGCTTCTTTACCTATGGTGCGGTGATTAATACTTGTAATTTTGACCAACCCACATCTGAACCATATAAATTAACAGATTTTTCCGCCGCCTTTTTTGCCACAGGAAATGTAGCTATTCCTAAGCATTGGCTGGAGAAAGCAGGGCTTTTTGACACTCGTTTTCAACTCTATGGTTGGGAAGATTTAGAACTAGGTGTCAGACTCAAAAATCTGGGTTTAAAACTCATTAAATGTCCAGATGCCGTTGGGTATCACTGGCATCCTCCTTTTAGCTTAGAACAAGTTCCCCGCTTGATTGACAAAGAAATTCAGCGCGGACGTATGGGAGTTTTGTTTTATCAAAAGCACCCCACTTGGGAAGTGCGGATGATGATTCAAATGACTTGGTTGCATCGCTTGCTTTGGGGAGTTTTATCACTGAATGGCATCCTCAATGAACGTACAATGGCTCCATTTTTACAATGGCTCATTAAATTAGGTAAACCCCAGTTGGCGTTAGAAATTGCCCGAATTTTTCTTAACTGGTATAACGTCAAGGGTGTCTATGAAGCTTATGCCCAAATCCAAAAGGCAACCTGAAAAGAGGGTAGGAGTGTAAGGCATTATGTTCGTAAGTTCTCAACACTTCCAATTCCCCAATAGCTGCCACAAGTATGCTACCCTAGTATGGTTCATTAATTCTCGCACATCCGGGAGTTCGGGTGTTTCCTGCTTTTGGAGATCCACCTGGATGGAGGTTTAACCCGAATAGGAGTAAAAAACATGGCTGTTGTTTCATTGGCT
The sequence above is a segment of the Mastigocladopsis repens PCC 10914 genome. Coding sequences within it:
- the ppsA gene encoding phosphoenolpyruvate synthase → MGTVKKDTLSQSSSKERSLILWFNEVGITDIPIVGGKNASLGEMIQQLTPKGINVPFGFATTAYAYRYFIQSALLEQKLRELFCDLDVEDVKNLRERGKKARSLLLHTPFPAPLREAIVKAYQTLCERYNYDTDVAVRSSATAEDLPDASFAGQQESYLNVTGVESVLAACHKCFASLFTDRAISYRHTKGFDHFSIALAVGVQKMVRSDLACSGVMFSIQTETGFKDAALITAAYGLGENVVQGSVNPDEYHVFKPTLKVGFRPIIDKRLGSKELKMVYDDGSKFTKNVLVPENERGKFALTDEEILELARWACLIEDHYSKVNGTYTPMDIEWAKDGITNELFVVQARPETVQSQKTQNVLRSYRLLKRDEADQGDGGVKSSSSPQPLLTGRAIGEAISQGKAHLILDVNKIEQFQAGEVLVTDRTDPDWEPIMKRASAIITNQGGRTCHAAIIARELGVPAIVGCGNATEILKNGQEITISCAEGEEGRVYAGLLPFEVKEVPLENLPRTHTQILMNVGNPQEAFSLSAIPNDGVGLARTEFIIANHIQTHPMALIYYDQLEDEFVKAKIAEITALYDDKTQYFVDKLAQGIARIAAAFYPKPVIVRMSDFKSNEYANLLGGRQFEPKEENPMLGWRGAARYYDEAYREAFALECLALKRVRDEMGLTNAIAMIPFCRTPDEGRLVLAEMAKNGLKQGVNDLQVYVMCELPNNVIMAEEFAQVFDGFSIGSNDLTQLTLGIDRDSSLVARLFDERSEGVKRMVQLAITAAKKYNRKIGICGQAPSDYPEFAQFLVEQGIDSISLNPDSVLKTMLEVAKVEQQSQVHE
- a CDS encoding tellurite resistance TerB family protein gives rise to the protein MGKYDKIFNSDKTLKESLSSDEAVAAIAVVTAAADSSLEEVDPDLLADILWGLEVFEEYSDDELLETLDKVIVLAEENGLGVLFKTANNVLTEDLLLDAYAAGVSVLVDEDELRIPKGKTTLLKKLQEALEIDDEEAKEIVDEVIAAFEEVEDEDFAEDEDETGLEDSSPNLYESPSGNFTLLIPVDVQQGGRVQTQEGLVNFSDDSGTLLRIDYYPLSSQKTEEIDSVGQEEYLRSLLLNKYVPQTIVANLPDAQVKYTEYLEDALEGAYFVLVDMPEGSKISKTGNNGTATKFNAYRGLLAFIYGDFLYVVSNQRSFLDGEKPGSVEEEAEGIKQNVLNFVDTIEFT
- a CDS encoding argininosuccinate synthase, which gives rise to MGRAKKVVLAYSGGVDTSVCIPYLQHEWGVEEVITLAADLGQGDELDPVREKALKSGASESLVADVKESFVKDYAFAAIQANALYENRYPLSTALARPLIAKALVEAAEKYGADAIAHGCTGKGNDQVRFDVSIAALNPNLKILAPAREWGMSREETIAYGERYGIPSPVKKKSPYSIDRNLLGRSIEAGPLEDPTVEPLEEIYLMTKAIADTPDEPEYVEIGFIRGIPTTLNGEFKNPVDLIQQLNQVVGNHGVGRIDMIENRLVGIKSREIYEAPALLVLIQAHRDLESLTLTADVTHYKRGIEETYSQLIYNGLWYSPLKGALDAFIQKTQERVSGTVRVKLFKGNATIVGRSSDNSLYTPDLATYGAEDKFDHKAAEGFIYVWGLPTRIWSQQEKGR
- a CDS encoding cation diffusion facilitator family transporter, whose product is MNGTQNRQKTQLLSITVCLLTGFLVTEWSVGLWSGSLSLQADAEHILSDIAALGISLFANWLAHQPAAGRATFGHRRIEILAALVNGLSLVAIAVVICWESVHRFGSPHGISGLPMLAVAVLGLIVNLLNMTLLHPHSHDDLNLRGAVLHIIADIASSLGVIFAAVTIHLWNWLWADAVMSLVVAGFTGLSALPLVRESLSILLEYAPKSIDPDVVEISLKSFPQVLQVEKLYVWRISREQVMLCAHLSVDCATVEERDRLLGQLQTHLEQSFGINEITLQLNNHKSWAAMPIHPLFKQDLVSMLSVENK
- a CDS encoding glycosyltransferase family 2 protein; this encodes MGNSVVGETVFFSVVIPTYNRKPILEKCLRALEAQKLSDVETHHGASVLGYEVVLVDDGSTDGTLEWLEARKDEFPHVRTFCQNHAGPAAARNLGVEKALGDTIIFIDSDLVVTENFLQAHANALEQGKQKFGGDRFFTYGAVINTCNFDQPTSEPYKLTDFSAAFFATGNVAIPKHWLEKAGLFDTRFQLYGWEDLELGVRLKNLGLKLIKCPDAVGYHWHPPFSLEQVPRLIDKEIQRGRMGVLFYQKHPTWEVRMMIQMTWLHRLLWGVLSLNGILNERTMAPFLQWLIKLGKPQLALEIARIFLNWYNVKGVYEAYAQIQKAT